In Patulibacter sp. SYSU D01012, a single window of DNA contains:
- a CDS encoding histidine kinase, whose translation MSARGHHTVYLGMAPGVGKTYRALDDLRRARDGGREAVVALLETHGRAETAARAEGLPTLPRRTVARGSVVQDELDLPGLLAWAGRVVDAGGGRPLAMIDELAHTNAPGLEHEKRWQDVETALVAGIDVLSTVNVQHLESLNDQVARLTGVRVRETVPDRVLVDAEDVVVIDLPPAVLLQRLRDGQIYPPERIPAALNNFFRIERLTALRETALLQAAEEVGARRVGSARPVRRRDDDERRAVDERAGIGATGERRLADDVAEAVQERLLVLVSAGPGGQRVLRRAWRSSRRLHAKLDALHVQRPGHARTPGEDRRLDGVRRLAAALGVELLVEEDDAIEDAAERVAATRGTTYVFLGAGPPARGWRRLREPLPMRLVRRLPGVDVRIVADRGDGLEKKRRSREDR comes from the coding sequence GTGAGCGCGCGCGGCCACCACACCGTCTACCTGGGGATGGCGCCCGGCGTCGGCAAGACGTACCGGGCGCTGGACGACCTGCGCCGGGCCCGCGACGGCGGGCGCGAGGCGGTCGTCGCGCTGCTCGAGACCCACGGCCGCGCGGAGACCGCCGCGCGCGCCGAGGGCCTGCCGACGCTGCCGCGCCGCACCGTCGCGCGCGGCAGCGTGGTGCAGGACGAGCTCGACCTGCCCGGCCTGCTCGCGTGGGCCGGGCGCGTGGTCGACGCGGGCGGCGGCCGGCCGCTGGCGATGATCGACGAGCTCGCGCACACGAACGCGCCGGGCCTGGAGCACGAGAAGCGCTGGCAGGACGTCGAGACCGCGCTGGTCGCCGGCATCGACGTCCTCTCCACCGTCAACGTCCAGCACCTCGAGTCGCTCAACGACCAGGTCGCGCGCCTGACCGGGGTGCGCGTGCGCGAGACGGTGCCCGACCGCGTGCTCGTCGACGCCGAGGACGTCGTCGTCATCGACCTGCCGCCCGCGGTGCTGCTGCAGCGGCTGCGCGACGGGCAGATCTACCCGCCGGAGCGCATCCCCGCGGCGCTGAACAACTTCTTCCGCATCGAGCGGCTGACCGCGCTGCGCGAGACCGCGCTGCTGCAGGCGGCCGAGGAGGTCGGCGCCCGCCGGGTCGGCTCGGCGCGCCCCGTCCGCCGCCGCGACGACGACGAGCGCCGGGCGGTCGACGAACGCGCCGGGATCGGCGCGACGGGCGAGCGACGGCTGGCCGACGACGTCGCCGAGGCGGTGCAGGAGCGCCTGCTCGTCCTCGTCTCGGCCGGCCCCGGCGGTCAGCGGGTGCTGCGCCGCGCGTGGCGCTCCTCCCGCCGGCTGCACGCCAAGCTCGACGCCCTGCACGTCCAGCGCCCCGGCCACGCGCGGACGCCCGGCGAGGACCGGCGGCTGGACGGCGTGCGCCGGCTGGCCGCTGCGCTCGGCGTCGAGCTGCTCGTCGAGGAGGACGACGCCATCGAGGACGCCGCCGAGCGCGTCGCCGCGACCCGCGGCACGACCTACGTCTTCCTGGGCGCGGGGCCGCCCGCCCGCGGCTGGCGCCGCCTGCGCGAGCCCCTGCCCATGCGCCTCGTCCGCCGGCTGCCCGGCGTCGACGTGCGGATCGTCGCCGACCGCGGCGACGGCCTGGAGAAGAAGCGACGGTCCCGGGAGGACCGATGA
- a CDS encoding potassium transporter Kup: protein MSAPAGPGPAAGATAPSPADGGRPPGRYDGTKHAAQVGAGAGALTVGALGVVFGDIGTSPLYAMKTVFTADDGAVTPTRGDVLGVVSLILWLSTLVVSVKYVTLVMRADNDGEGGIMALIALVQRLKLRGRAGAWLLAAGLIGAALFYGDGVITPAVSVLSAVEGIEVAAPHLEHLVVPLALAVIAGLFAIQRLGTGAVGRLFGPVMVAWFTILGVLGVVQVAGHPEVLRAVSPTYGVAFFVDHPGVAFIALGSIVLVLTGAEALYADMGHFGPGPIRRAWFLVVFPGLALNYLGQGSLILEDPSAVQNPFYLLVPNWGRVPMIVLATLATVIASQALISGLFSVTRQAVTLGLLPRLTIRHTSEHEIGQVYVPVVNWGLFVAVVAVVLGFGSSASLASAYGIAVTGTFVLTTVLFAVIARHRWRTPLRLLVPGIGALLVVDVAFFAANLTKVAHGGWFPLVVGAVVFAVLTTWRRGSIAVTANRIEEEGPLRAFVEDVHATEATLHRVPGTAVFLSADRDTTPLALRANVEHNRVLHEHVVIVSVVTTRVPHVPPAERIDVDDLGYADDGITHITARVGFQDQPDVPALLRLAHDRGPEAQVDVDRATFFVSRMTIVPTADRGLARWRKRLFVAMARNAASPVDYFRLPVDRTVTLGSSIGL, encoded by the coding sequence TTGAGCGCTCCCGCCGGGCCGGGGCCCGCCGCAGGGGCCACGGCGCCGTCCCCCGCCGACGGCGGCCGGCCCCCCGGCCGGTACGACGGGACGAAGCACGCCGCGCAGGTCGGCGCGGGCGCGGGCGCGCTGACGGTCGGCGCGCTCGGCGTCGTCTTCGGCGACATCGGCACGAGCCCGCTCTACGCGATGAAGACGGTCTTCACGGCGGACGACGGCGCCGTGACGCCGACGCGCGGCGACGTCCTCGGCGTCGTCTCGCTCATCCTCTGGCTCTCCACGCTCGTCGTGTCCGTCAAGTACGTGACGCTCGTCATGCGGGCCGACAACGACGGCGAGGGCGGCATCATGGCCCTCATCGCGCTGGTCCAGCGGCTCAAGCTCCGGGGCCGGGCGGGCGCGTGGCTGCTGGCAGCGGGGCTCATCGGCGCCGCGCTGTTCTACGGCGACGGCGTGATCACCCCCGCGGTGTCCGTCCTGTCGGCCGTCGAGGGGATCGAGGTCGCGGCGCCGCACCTGGAGCACCTGGTGGTGCCGCTCGCGCTGGCGGTCATCGCGGGGCTGTTCGCGATCCAGCGGCTGGGGACCGGGGCCGTGGGCCGCCTGTTCGGGCCGGTGATGGTGGCGTGGTTCACGATCCTGGGCGTGCTCGGCGTCGTGCAGGTGGCCGGGCATCCCGAGGTGCTGCGGGCGGTCTCGCCCACGTACGGCGTCGCGTTCTTCGTCGACCACCCGGGGGTCGCGTTCATCGCGCTCGGGTCGATCGTCCTGGTCCTGACGGGCGCCGAGGCGCTCTACGCCGACATGGGCCACTTCGGCCCCGGGCCCATCCGGCGCGCGTGGTTCCTGGTGGTCTTCCCCGGCCTGGCGCTGAACTACCTGGGCCAGGGGTCGCTGATCCTGGAGGACCCGTCGGCGGTCCAGAACCCCTTCTACCTGCTCGTCCCGAACTGGGGCCGCGTGCCGATGATCGTGCTGGCGACGCTCGCCACCGTCATCGCGTCGCAGGCGCTCATCTCGGGCCTGTTCTCCGTCACGCGGCAGGCGGTCACCCTGGGCCTGCTGCCGCGCCTGACGATCCGCCACACCTCGGAGCACGAGATCGGCCAGGTGTACGTGCCGGTCGTCAACTGGGGCCTGTTCGTCGCCGTCGTCGCGGTCGTCCTGGGCTTCGGGTCGTCGGCCAGCCTGGCGTCGGCGTACGGGATCGCGGTGACGGGCACGTTCGTCCTGACGACGGTCCTCTTCGCCGTGATCGCCCGCCACCGCTGGCGCACCCCGCTGCGCCTGCTCGTGCCGGGGATCGGCGCGCTGCTCGTCGTCGACGTGGCGTTCTTCGCGGCCAACCTGACGAAGGTCGCGCACGGCGGCTGGTTCCCCCTCGTCGTCGGCGCCGTGGTCTTCGCCGTGCTGACGACGTGGCGCCGCGGCTCGATCGCCGTCACCGCCAACCGCATCGAGGAGGAGGGGCCGCTGCGCGCCTTCGTCGAGGACGTCCACGCGACGGAGGCGACGCTGCACCGGGTGCCCGGCACGGCGGTCTTCCTGAGCGCCGACCGGGACACCACGCCGCTCGCGCTGCGGGCGAACGTCGAGCACAACCGGGTGCTGCACGAGCACGTCGTGATCGTGTCGGTCGTCACCACGCGGGTGCCGCACGTCCCGCCGGCGGAGCGGATCGACGTGGACGACCTGGGCTACGCCGACGACGGCATCACGCACATCACCGCGCGCGTCGGGTTCCAGGACCAGCCCGACGTGCCCGCCCTGCTGCGGCTGGCGCACGACCGCGGGCCGGAGGCGCAGGTCGACGTGGACCGGGCGACGTTCTTCGTCTCGCGCATGACGATCGTCCCGACGGCGGATCGCGGGCTGGCCCGCTGGCGCAAGCGGCTGTTCGTGGCGATGGCGCGCAACGCCGCCAGCCCCGTCGACTACTTCAGGCTGCCGGTCGACCGGACGGTCACGCTCGGGTCGTCGATCGGGCTGTAG
- a CDS encoding sugar O-acetyltransferase produces the protein MGRMKDRMLAGELYVADDPDLEADYVRAQELLERYNGAPAADDAGRDALLRQLLGGVGERVVVRPPFRCEYGAPITIGDGTFVNFDLLVLDVAAVRIGRACQIAPRVQLLTATHPIDPGPRRAGWESGAPITIGDNVWLGAGTIVCPGVTIGDDTVVGAGSVVTRDLPTGVVAVGSPARVVREIGEGDRVAVPER, from the coding sequence ATGGGACGCATGAAGGACCGCATGCTGGCCGGCGAGCTGTACGTCGCCGACGACCCGGACCTGGAGGCCGACTACGTCCGGGCCCAGGAGCTGCTGGAGCGGTACAACGGCGCGCCGGCGGCCGACGACGCGGGGCGGGACGCGCTGCTCCGGCAGCTGCTCGGCGGCGTCGGAGAGCGGGTGGTCGTCCGCCCGCCGTTCCGCTGCGAGTACGGCGCACCGATCACGATCGGTGACGGCACGTTCGTCAACTTCGACCTGCTCGTGCTGGACGTCGCCGCGGTGCGCATCGGCCGCGCGTGCCAGATCGCCCCCCGCGTCCAGCTGCTGACCGCGACGCACCCGATCGATCCCGGACCGCGGCGCGCCGGCTGGGAGTCCGGCGCCCCGATCACCATCGGCGACAACGTGTGGCTCGGGGCCGGCACGATCGTCTGCCCCGGCGTGACCATCGGCGACGACACCGTGGTCGGGGCCGGGTCCGTCGTCACGCGCGACCTGCCCACCGGCGTCGTCGCGGTCGGCAGCCCGGCGCGGGTGGTGCGCGAGATCGGCGAAGGCGACCGGGTCGCCGTGCCGGAGCGCTGA
- a CDS encoding TetR/AcrR family transcriptional regulator — MPAIQLYCRDVPAPAEDRRAELLDVLLRLIAERGLEGATIRALADAAGVSVGAVQHHFRTKDDLLLSAFRRTGEDLEARADRIGRRALSARAAVRGILLELLPLDARREAELRVGLAFAARAMTVPALRAELASDLEELRAGLAEGFAAAKVEDPRAAATAAMALVDGLATQLLFADAGAPTPDEAIAAVDAHLDRVLTRRRGRRS, encoded by the coding sequence ATGCCCGCCATACAGCTGTATTGTCGAGACGTGCCCGCTCCCGCCGAGGACCGCCGTGCCGAGCTGCTGGACGTGCTGCTGCGGCTGATCGCCGAGCGCGGCCTCGAGGGCGCCACGATCCGGGCGCTCGCCGACGCCGCCGGCGTGTCGGTCGGCGCCGTCCAGCACCACTTCCGCACGAAGGACGACCTGCTGCTGTCGGCGTTCCGGCGCACGGGGGAAGATCTGGAGGCCCGGGCCGACCGCATCGGCCGCCGCGCGCTGTCCGCCCGCGCCGCCGTCCGCGGGATCCTGCTCGAGCTGCTGCCGCTCGACGCCCGCCGCGAGGCCGAGCTGCGCGTGGGACTGGCGTTCGCCGCCCGCGCGATGACCGTGCCGGCGTTGCGCGCCGAGCTGGCCTCCGACCTGGAGGAGCTGCGCGCGGGCCTGGCGGAGGGCTTCGCCGCCGCGAAGGTCGAGGACCCCCGCGCGGCCGCCACCGCCGCGATGGCGCTGGTCGACGGCCTCGCGACGCAGCTGCTGTTCGCGGACGCGGGCGCGCCGACGCCCGACGAGGCGATCGCGGCGGTCGACGCGCACCTGGACCGCGTCCTGACGCGCCGGCGCGGGCGGCGGTCGTGA
- the kdpB gene encoding potassium-transporting ATPase subunit KdpB: MTTRSDASLLTPDVLRPALLDSLRKLDPRVQVRNPVMLVVEVGAVITTLVWLLQVLGVQVDGGEGGQAGWFTFVVTVWLWLTVVFANLAEALAEGRGKAQADTLRAMRTDTVARMQDGSHVPAAELRPGDVVVVTAGEVIPGDGTVVRGIASVDESAITGESAPVVREAGGDRSAVTGGTRVLSDEILVEITQEPGGSFLDRMIGLVEGAARRKTPNEVALGILLAGLTIVFLVVTVTLAPFVRFAGSTVSIATLIALLVALIPTTIGALLSAIGIAGMNRLVRRNVLALSGRAVEASGDVDVLLLDKTGTITHGNRRATAFLPAPGVDERELAEAARLSSLADETPEGRSIVALADERFGAADGDRPARDALPDAEWVPFTAQTRMSGVDTGGRRLRKGAGDAVLRWVDEQRPSGDAEFDRVRAAVAEQADRIARDGGTPLAVARDEQLLGVIGLEDVVKDGMRERFDRLRAMGIRTVMVTGDNRLTAAKIAEEAGVDDFLAEATPERKLELIREEQAGGRLVAMTGDGTNDAPALAQADVGVAMNTGTQAAREAGNMVDLDSNPTKLIEIVEVGKQLLITRGALTTFSIANDIAKYFAILPAIFAGVWATSGSEGPLGKLNVMDLGSPESAIISAIVFNALVIPLLVPVALRGVAYKPVGATALLRRNMLIYGLGGVIAPFVGIKLIDLLVHALGA; this comes from the coding sequence ATGACCACCCGCTCCGATGCGTCCCTGCTGACCCCCGACGTCCTGCGGCCCGCGCTGCTGGACAGCCTGCGCAAGCTCGACCCGCGCGTGCAGGTCCGCAACCCGGTGATGCTCGTCGTCGAGGTCGGCGCGGTCATCACCACCCTCGTCTGGCTGCTCCAGGTCCTGGGCGTCCAGGTCGACGGCGGCGAGGGCGGCCAGGCCGGCTGGTTCACGTTCGTCGTGACGGTCTGGCTGTGGCTGACCGTCGTCTTCGCCAACCTGGCCGAGGCGCTCGCCGAGGGCCGCGGCAAGGCGCAGGCCGACACGCTGCGGGCGATGCGCACCGACACGGTGGCGCGGATGCAGGACGGCTCGCACGTCCCCGCGGCCGAGCTGCGGCCCGGCGACGTGGTCGTCGTCACCGCCGGCGAGGTCATCCCGGGCGACGGCACCGTCGTGCGGGGCATCGCCTCCGTCGACGAGTCCGCCATCACCGGCGAGTCCGCGCCCGTGGTGCGCGAGGCCGGCGGCGACCGCAGCGCCGTCACCGGCGGCACGCGCGTGCTGTCCGACGAGATCCTCGTCGAGATCACCCAGGAGCCCGGCGGGTCGTTCCTGGACCGGATGATCGGCCTGGTCGAGGGCGCCGCGCGCCGCAAGACCCCGAACGAGGTGGCGCTGGGCATCCTGCTGGCCGGCCTGACGATCGTCTTCCTCGTCGTCACGGTCACGCTGGCGCCGTTCGTGCGCTTCGCCGGCTCCACGGTCTCGATCGCCACCCTGATCGCCCTGCTCGTCGCCCTCATCCCCACGACGATCGGCGCGCTGCTCTCCGCCATCGGCATCGCCGGCATGAACCGCCTGGTGCGGCGCAACGTCCTGGCGCTGTCGGGCCGCGCGGTCGAGGCGTCCGGCGACGTCGACGTCCTGCTGCTCGACAAGACGGGGACGATCACGCACGGCAACCGCCGCGCCACGGCGTTCCTGCCCGCGCCGGGCGTCGACGAGCGCGAGCTCGCCGAGGCCGCCCGCCTGTCGTCCCTGGCCGACGAGACGCCCGAGGGCCGCTCGATCGTCGCGCTGGCGGACGAGCGCTTCGGCGCCGCGGACGGCGACCGCCCCGCACGCGACGCGCTGCCCGACGCGGAATGGGTGCCGTTCACCGCGCAGACGCGGATGAGCGGCGTCGACACCGGCGGCCGCCGGCTGCGCAAGGGCGCCGGCGACGCCGTGCTGCGCTGGGTGGACGAGCAGCGGCCGTCCGGCGACGCCGAGTTCGACCGCGTCCGCGCGGCGGTGGCGGAGCAGGCCGACCGCATCGCCCGCGACGGCGGCACGCCGCTGGCGGTCGCCCGCGACGAGCAGCTGCTCGGCGTCATCGGCCTGGAGGACGTCGTCAAGGACGGCATGCGCGAGCGCTTCGACCGCCTGCGGGCGATGGGCATCCGCACCGTGATGGTCACGGGCGACAACCGCCTGACCGCCGCGAAGATCGCGGAGGAGGCCGGCGTGGACGACTTCCTCGCCGAGGCGACGCCGGAGCGCAAGCTCGAGCTGATCCGCGAGGAGCAGGCCGGCGGGCGCCTGGTGGCGATGACCGGCGACGGCACGAACGACGCGCCCGCGCTGGCCCAGGCCGACGTCGGCGTGGCGATGAACACGGGCACCCAGGCCGCGCGCGAGGCCGGGAACATGGTCGACCTGGACTCCAACCCGACGAAGCTCATCGAGATCGTCGAGGTCGGCAAGCAGCTGCTCATCACCCGCGGCGCGCTGACGACGTTCTCGATCGCCAACGACATCGCGAAGTACTTCGCGATCCTGCCCGCCATCTTCGCCGGCGTGTGGGCCACCTCCGGGTCGGAGGGCCCGCTCGGCAAGCTCAACGTCATGGACCTGGGCTCGCCCGAGTCGGCGATCATCTCGGCGATCGTCTTCAACGCCCTGGTGATCCCGCTGCTGGTGCCCGTCGCGCTGCGCGGCGTGGCGTACAAGCCGGTCGGCGCCACCGCCCTGCTCCGGCGCAACATGCTGATCTACGGCCTGGGCGGCGTGATCGCCCCGTTCGTGGGCATCAAGCTCATCGACCTGCTCGTGCACGCCCTGGGGGCGTGA
- a CDS encoding ATP-binding protein, with translation MPSPAPGVAAPPDPARGAAVAVAGVVVATLAVEVLKAWAPPVSLGVLYVLPVLLVATRWGVWLAVATAVLSMAAFNFFALEPLYTLALADRRHWAAVAVLLVTAAVTARIAEAGRREAARARAARDEADLVADLARTVLAADGLRAGLDAAGARLSRATGATVTVALADEPAAGRKAIPLEGPDGPVGALRFPPVLGPDGRELLRRVAPALAALVRTAVERRRLADEALATEALRRSDEVKTTILRATSHDLRTPLTQIAAGAAALRSPSLAPEERDELAADVEQGSDRLSAMIDKLLDLSRLDAGAAHPRAALVALDDLVRDAVDDLAAAAGRVRVDVEEPPPVAWADPVHVTRIVGNLLENALVHGADEPVLVRVVRRRERAVVRVVSAGGGIPRDRLERIFDPFERGDAPAGTGSGLGLAIARGFAEANGGALYAESYPGQGAAFVLELPVAPPAEARP, from the coding sequence GTGCCGTCGCCTGCGCCCGGGGTCGCCGCCCCGCCCGACCCCGCCCGCGGCGCCGCCGTCGCCGTCGCCGGCGTCGTGGTCGCGACGCTCGCCGTCGAGGTGCTGAAGGCGTGGGCGCCGCCCGTCTCGCTCGGCGTCCTGTACGTGCTGCCGGTCCTGCTCGTCGCGACCCGCTGGGGCGTGTGGCTCGCGGTCGCCACCGCCGTGCTGTCGATGGCGGCGTTCAACTTCTTCGCGCTCGAGCCGCTCTACACGCTCGCGCTGGCCGACCGACGGCACTGGGCGGCCGTCGCGGTGCTGCTGGTCACGGCGGCGGTGACGGCGCGGATCGCCGAGGCGGGCCGGCGCGAGGCCGCCCGCGCCCGTGCCGCGCGCGACGAGGCCGACCTGGTCGCCGACCTGGCGCGCACCGTCCTGGCGGCCGACGGCCTGCGCGCCGGCCTGGACGCGGCGGGCGCGCGCCTGAGCCGGGCCACGGGCGCGACGGTGACCGTCGCGCTGGCCGACGAGCCGGCGGCGGGGCGCAAGGCGATCCCGCTCGAGGGCCCCGACGGCCCGGTCGGCGCGCTGCGCTTCCCGCCCGTCCTCGGCCCCGACGGCCGCGAGCTGCTGCGCCGCGTGGCGCCCGCGCTGGCCGCCCTCGTGCGCACCGCCGTCGAGCGGCGGCGGCTGGCGGACGAGGCGCTCGCCACCGAGGCGCTGCGCCGCTCGGACGAGGTGAAGACGACGATCCTGCGCGCCACGAGCCACGACCTGCGCACGCCGCTGACCCAGATCGCGGCGGGCGCCGCCGCGCTGCGCTCGCCGTCGCTGGCGCCGGAGGAGCGCGACGAGCTGGCCGCCGACGTCGAGCAGGGCAGCGACCGCCTGTCCGCGATGATCGACAAGCTGCTGGACCTGTCGCGCCTGGACGCCGGCGCCGCCCATCCCCGCGCGGCGCTCGTGGCGCTGGACGACCTGGTCCGCGACGCGGTCGACGACCTGGCCGCCGCGGCCGGGCGCGTGCGGGTGGACGTGGAGGAGCCGCCGCCCGTCGCGTGGGCCGACCCCGTCCACGTCACCCGGATCGTCGGCAACCTGCTGGAGAACGCGCTGGTCCACGGCGCCGACGAGCCCGTGCTGGTGCGGGTCGTGCGCCGCCGCGAGCGCGCCGTGGTGCGCGTCGTCAGCGCGGGCGGCGGCATCCCGCGCGACCGGCTCGAGCGGATCTTCGACCCGTTCGAGCGTGGCGACGCGCCCGCGGGCACCGGGTCGGGCCTGGGGCTGGCGATCGCCCGCGGGTTCGCCGAGGCCAACGGCGGCGCGCTGTACGCGGAGAGCTACCCGGGGCAGGGCGCGGCGTTCGTGCTGGAGCTGCCGGTCGCCCCGCCGGCGGAGGCGCGCCCGTGA
- a CDS encoding response regulator transcription factor, translated as MSAPDRAVLVVDDEPRIVRALRVLLRDAGFATIEAGTVADALDRAALHAPVAAIVDVMLPDGSGIDVARGLREWSDLPILMLSAQDDEDGKVAALEAGADDYVTKPFGPREIVARLHAALRRTTPEGQEPVARVGGLEIDLADHRVSRDGVEIHLTRTEFALLREFVRNRGKLLTHQHLLLHVWGAAYADDTATLRTHIANLRRKVETPDGPRMIRTETGVGYRLVV; from the coding sequence GTGAGCGCCCCCGACCGCGCCGTGCTCGTCGTCGACGACGAGCCGCGGATCGTCCGCGCCCTGCGCGTGCTGCTGCGCGACGCGGGCTTCGCGACGATCGAGGCCGGCACCGTCGCCGACGCCCTCGACCGCGCCGCCCTGCACGCGCCGGTGGCGGCGATCGTCGACGTCATGCTGCCCGACGGGTCCGGGATCGACGTCGCCCGCGGCCTGCGCGAGTGGAGCGACCTGCCGATCCTGATGCTCTCCGCCCAGGACGACGAGGACGGCAAGGTCGCCGCCCTCGAGGCCGGCGCCGACGACTACGTGACGAAGCCGTTCGGCCCGCGCGAGATCGTCGCCCGGCTGCACGCCGCGCTCCGCCGCACCACGCCCGAGGGGCAGGAGCCCGTCGCGCGCGTCGGCGGCCTCGAGATCGACCTGGCCGACCACCGCGTCAGCCGCGACGGCGTCGAGATCCACCTGACCCGCACCGAGTTCGCGCTGCTCCGCGAGTTCGTCCGCAACCGCGGCAAGCTGCTCACCCACCAGCACCTGCTGCTGCACGTGTGGGGCGCCGCCTACGCCGACGACACCGCCACGCTGCGCACCCACATCGCCAACCTGCGGCGCAAGGTCGAGACTCCCGACGGCCCGCGGATGATCCGGACCGAGACCGGGGTCGGCTACCGGCTGGTGGTCTGA
- a CDS encoding DUF418 domain-containing protein: MSARHVPRPTSAASAAGAARAPRLLDVDALRGFALLGILVVNSTFFASAFAIYEVADPAFSGPLDDLGRWIVAVLFTSKFYVLFSFLFGYSFTLQIDAAGRAGAPFVPRFLRRLLGLFAIGAAHAVLLWQGDILTTYAVLGLVLLALRGLSPRRAVRIAGGIVLLSALFFLVAGLDEAARGATADTAERIRGATDATAYWRGSVGDVIAQRLSEMPATAALLLLLQAPSALAMFLLGLAAGKVRLFARTDELLPVLRRVAAVCLPVGVAAGGLYAAMTLGQAGTPTATFGATVDVLGSPVLATGYVAALLLLFRTARGGRLRAALAPAGRMALSNYVLQSLVLALLFTGYGLGLVGHLGPLVVLGVCAAIFAGQLALSAWWLGRHRYGPIEWALRALTTWSWPPWRTARAAAS, from the coding sequence GTGAGCGCCCGCCACGTCCCGCGGCCGACGTCTGCCGCATCAGCTGCCGGCGCCGCTCGCGCCCCGCGCCTGCTCGACGTCGACGCGCTCCGCGGCTTCGCCCTCCTGGGCATCCTCGTCGTCAACAGCACGTTCTTCGCGTCGGCCTTCGCGATCTACGAGGTCGCGGACCCGGCGTTCTCCGGGCCCCTCGACGACCTGGGCCGCTGGATCGTCGCGGTCCTCTTCACGTCGAAGTTCTACGTCCTCTTCTCGTTCCTCTTCGGCTACAGCTTCACGCTGCAGATCGACGCGGCCGGGCGGGCCGGGGCGCCGTTCGTCCCGCGCTTCCTGCGGCGACTGCTGGGGCTCTTCGCGATCGGCGCGGCCCACGCGGTGCTGCTGTGGCAGGGCGACATCCTCACGACGTACGCGGTGCTGGGCCTGGTGCTCCTCGCGCTCCGTGGCCTGTCGCCGCGCCGGGCCGTGCGGATCGCCGGCGGGATCGTCCTGCTCTCGGCGCTGTTCTTCCTGGTCGCGGGGCTCGACGAGGCCGCGCGGGGCGCGACGGCCGACACCGCGGAGCGGATCCGCGGGGCGACGGACGCCACGGCGTACTGGCGCGGCAGCGTCGGCGACGTGATCGCGCAGCGCCTGTCCGAGATGCCGGCGACCGCGGCGCTCCTCCTGCTGCTGCAGGCGCCCTCGGCCCTGGCGATGTTCCTGCTCGGCCTGGCCGCCGGCAAGGTGCGCCTGTTCGCGCGGACGGACGAGCTGCTGCCCGTGCTGCGGCGCGTGGCGGCGGTGTGCCTGCCGGTCGGCGTCGCGGCCGGCGGCCTGTACGCCGCGATGACGCTCGGGCAGGCGGGGACGCCGACGGCCACGTTCGGGGCGACGGTCGACGTGCTCGGGTCCCCGGTCCTCGCGACGGGATACGTCGCGGCGCTGCTGCTGCTCTTCCGCACCGCCCGCGGCGGCCGGCTGCGCGCCGCGCTGGCGCCGGCGGGCCGGATGGCGCTGAGCAACTACGTGCTGCAGTCCCTCGTGCTAGCCCTGCTCTTCACGGGCTACGGCCTGGGGTTGGTCGGGCACCTGGGGCCGCTCGTGGTCCTCGGCGTCTGCGCCGCGATCTTCGCCGGGCAGCTCGCCCTGAGCGCCTGGTGGCTCGGCCGCCACCGCTACGGCCCGATCGAGTGGGCGCTGCGGGCGTTGACGACGTGGTCGTGGCCGCCCTGGCGGACGGCGCGCGCCGCGGCGAGCTGA
- a CDS encoding glycosyltransferase family 2 protein encodes MPPTAQSPLVTFCVVGTNGAEFLPACLDAIALEQRLLERPTEVLVLDNASTDDSVRIAREHPVGARVIALPRREGKAANDSRLLDEASGRFALLLNEDSELRPGATKELVAALERDPKAACAGAALLRPDGHEQPSAWRFPGFGTTLAQAFLLHKALVVQSGKSPRQTRRVDWCQSACLLVRVQASATIGHLDPEYFVYGDEVDLQRRLADAGWHTLHVPAAQCIHHEGLSTGDGARRRIIELHRNQERYLAAHHGPAVALACRPFAALPYVLRTLAATVLPGHSPRRYWWHVRAILAPHHGEGIREAAEAFNAELERPATA; translated from the coding sequence GTGCCCCCGACGGCCCAGTCCCCGCTCGTCACCTTCTGCGTGGTCGGGACCAACGGCGCGGAGTTCCTGCCGGCGTGCCTGGACGCGATCGCCCTGGAGCAGCGCCTGCTCGAGCGCCCGACCGAGGTGCTCGTCCTCGACAACGCCTCCACGGACGACTCGGTGCGGATCGCCCGCGAGCACCCCGTGGGCGCCCGCGTGATCGCGCTCCCCCGCCGCGAGGGCAAGGCCGCGAACGACTCCCGCCTGCTCGACGAGGCGTCGGGCCGCTTCGCCCTGCTGCTCAACGAGGACAGCGAGCTGCGGCCGGGCGCGACGAAGGAGCTCGTCGCGGCCCTCGAGCGCGATCCCAAGGCCGCGTGCGCCGGCGCCGCGCTGCTGCGCCCCGACGGCCACGAGCAGCCCTCCGCGTGGCGCTTCCCCGGCTTCGGCACCACGCTCGCCCAGGCGTTCCTGCTGCACAAGGCGCTCGTCGTGCAGTCGGGCAAGTCGCCGCGCCAGACCCGCCGGGTGGACTGGTGCCAGTCGGCGTGCCTGCTCGTCCGCGTCCAGGCGTCCGCCACGATCGGCCACCTGGACCCCGAGTACTTCGTGTACGGCGACGAGGTCGACCTGCAGCGCCGCCTGGCCGACGCCGGCTGGCACACGCTGCACGTGCCCGCCGCGCAGTGCATCCACCACGAGGGCCTGTCGACCGGCGACGGCGCGCGGCGACGGATCATCGAGCTGCACCGCAACCAGGAGCGCTACCTCGCCGCCCACCACGGGCCGGCGGTCGCGCTGGCGTGCCGGCCGTTCGCGGCGCTCCCGTACGTCTTGCGCACCCTCGCCGCGACGGTGCTCCCCGGCCACTCGCCGCGCCGGTACTGGTGGCACGTGCGCGCCATCCTCGCCCCGCACCACGGGGAGGGGATCCGCGAGGCCGCCGAGGCGTTCAACGCCGAGCTCGAGCGGCCCGCGACGGCGTAG